A single window of Balaenoptera ricei isolate mBalRic1 chromosome 15, mBalRic1.hap2, whole genome shotgun sequence DNA harbors:
- the CD93 gene encoding complement component C1q receptor, whose translation MMAGSTGLLLLLLLVEPWAGAAADQEAVVCAGAACYTAHRVKLSAEDAQLHCSKKGGNLATVKSEEEALHVQGALAQLLPPGAPLAERMGRFWIGLQRDKGKCLDSNLPLKGFSWVGGGEDTSYTNWHKEAKNSCTSKRCVSLMLDLSVPALASRLSKWTEGPCGSSRFSGSNIEGFVCKFSFKGMCRPLTLGGPGQVNYTTPFQATSSSLQAVPFASMANVACGDADESWQHYFLCKEKAPDVFDWDSSGPLCVSPKFSCDFNNGGCQQDCFEGGEGSFRCGCRPGFRLLDDLVTCAPRNPCSSSPCGGGSTCVPGPLGKDFTCHCPPGYRLDSTQQDCVDMDECQQAPCAQECVNTLGGFRCECWVGYEPGGHGEGACVDVDECAPSHSPCAQGCTNTDGSFYCSCEGGYVLAGEDGTRCVDVDECAGPQGGLCDSLCFNTEGSFRCGCLPGWELSPDGVSCTGGLTSLGPPAGPPQGEDTGDGEGRLVSFSATSSPTRDSPEGTSTVALAARRPSLPDSVPISLAPPDMLAPSGSPGVWMEASTHHPTATTGREASAGEDFTAQQSDDGTDGQKLLLFYILGTVVAILLLLALALGLLVYRKRRAKREEKEKKPQSAADSYAWVPERAESRATENPYSPTPGTDC comes from the exons ATGATGGCCGGCTCCACCGGCCTGCTCTTACTGCTGCTGCTGGTCGAGCCCTGGGCGGGGGCTGCCGCTGACCAGGAGGCCGTGGTCTGCGCGGGAGCTGCCTGCTACACGGCCCACAGGGTCAAGCTGAGTGCGGAAGACGCCCAGCTCCACTGCAGCAAGAAAGGGGGCAACCTGGCCACGGTGAAGAGCGAGGAGGAGGCCCTGCACGTCCAGGGCGCCCTGGCCCAGCTCCTGCCACCGGGGGCGCCCCTGGCAGAGCGCATGGGCAGGTTCTGGATTGGGCTCCAGCGAGACAAGGGCAAGTGCCTAGACAGCAACCTGCCCCTGAAGGGCTTCAGCTGGGTGGGCGGCGGGGAGGACACGTCGTATACCAACTGGCACAAGGAGGCCAAGAACTCTTGCACCTCCAAGCGCTGCGTGTCCCTGATGCTGGACCTGTCCGTGCCGGCCCTGGCCAGCCGCCTCTCCAAGTGGACCGAGGGTCCGTGTGGGAGCTCCAGGTTTTCTGGGAGCAACATCGAGGGCTTTGTGTGCAAGTTCAGCTTCAAAGGCATGTGCCGGCCGCTGACCCTGGGGGGCCCGGGCCAGGTGAATTACACCACCCCGTTCCAGGCCACCAGCTCCTCCCTGCAGGCCGTGCCCTTCGCTTCCATGGCCAACGTGGCCTGTGGGGACGCGGACGAGAGCTGGCAGCATTACTTCCTGTGCAAGGAGAAGGCCCCCGATGTGTTTGACTGGGACAGCTCGGGGCCCCTCTGTGTCAGCCCCAAGTTCAGCTGCGACTTCAACAACGGAGGCTGCCAGCAGGACTGCTTCGAGGGTGGGGAAGGTTCCTTCCGCTGCGGCTGCCGGCCGGGGTTCCGGCTGCTGGACGACCTGGTCACCTGCGCCCCTCGGAACCCTTGCAGCTCCAGCCCGTGTGGAGGGGGGTCCACGTGCGTCCCTGGGCCCCTCGGGAAGGACTTCACGTGCCACTGCCCCCCAGGCTACCGGCTAGACTCGACTCAGCAGGACTGCGTGGACATGGACGAGTGCCAGCAAGCTCCCTGTGCCCAGGAGTGTGTCAACACCCTCGGGGGCTTCCGCTGCGAGTGCTGGGTGGGTTACGAGCCTGGTGGCCACGGAGAGGGGGCCTGCGTGGATGTGGACGAGTGTGCCCCCAGCCACTCGCCCTGTGCCCAGGGCTGCACCAACACCGATGGCTCTTTCTACTGCTCCTGCGAGGGGGGCTACGTCCTGGCCGGGGAGGACGGCACCCGGTGTGTGGACGTGGACGAGTGTGCAGGCCCGCAGGGCGGCCTCTGTGACAGCCTGTGCTTCAACACGGAGGGGTCCTTCCGCTGTGGCTGTCTGCCAGGCTGGGAGCTGTCTCCCGATGGGGTCTCCTGCACCGGGGGCCTCACATCCCTAGGACCACCAGCTGGGCCTCCCCAAGGGGAGGACAcaggagatggagaggggaggcTCGTGTCTTTTTCCGCAACGTCCAGTCCCACCAGGGACAGCCCCGAGGGCACCTCCACGGTGGCCCTCGCCGCCAGGAGACCCTCCCTCCCAGACAGCGTCCCCATCTCCCTTGCCCCACCCGACATGCTGGCCCCCAGTGGGTCCCCTGGTGTCTGGATGGAGGCCAGCACCCATCACCCCACGGCCACCACTGGCCGTGAGGCTTCCGCAGGTGAGGATTTCACCGCCCAGCAAAGCGACGATGGCACGGACGGGCAGAAGCTGCTCCTGTTCTACATCCTGGGCACTGTGGTGGCCATCCTGCTCCTGCTGGCTCTGGCTCTGGGGCTCCTGGTCTATCGCAAGCGCAgagccaagagggaggagaaggagaagaagccgCAGAGCGCAGCAGACAGCTACGCCTGGGTCCCTGAGCGAGCCGAGAGCAGGGCAACGGAGAACCCCTACAG TCCGACGCCGGGGACAGACTGTTGA
- the THBD gene encoding thrombomodulin, whose product MLRVLLLGVLAPAGLGLPAPPEPQPLGSQCVEHDCFALFRGPATFLAASRVCEQLRGHLMTVRSSVAADVISLLLSGDGGDGPRLWIGLQLPPGCGDPGHREPLRGFQWVTGDNRTSYSRWARPHDDGTPLCGPLCVAVSAAGAPAPGEPTWEELPCGAEADGFLCEFNFAASCRPLVVEPGAAAAAGVSVTYSTPFGARGADFQALPLGSSAAVMPLGVKLECAVPPAEAEARWGREAPGAWACSVEGGGCEHACNGSAGASSCLCPADAALQADGRSCAVAAEHPCHQLCEHFCVPGFPDAPTNYTCMCATGYRLAADQHRCEDVDDCMQVPSPCPQSCVNTKGGFQCHCFPGFDLVDGECVEPVDPCFGTDCEYQCQPVGGTDYLCICAEGFAPIPHAPHRCQMFCNQTSCPADCDPNNLAICRCPEGYILDEGSVCTDINECNNGYCPGKCHNLPGTYECICGPDTALFGQTGTDCDPIKVSGGDQGGDEEDGGSGALPGSPTPGATPRPSPPPAGPLHSGVLVGISIASLSLVVALLALLCHLRKKQVTSRAELEYKCGVPAKEVVLQHVKTERTPQKL is encoded by the coding sequence ATGCTCCGCGTCCTGCTCCTCGGCGTGTTGGCTCCCGCCGGCCTGGGGCTCCCGGCGCCCCCGGAGCCGCAGCCCCTCGGCAGCCAGTGCGTCGAGCACGACTGCTTCGCGCTTTTCCGGGGCCCCGCGACTTTCCTCGCCGCCAGCCGGGTCTGCGAGCAGCTGCGGGGCCACCTGATGACCGTGCGCTCCTCGGTGGCAGCGGATGTCATCTCCCTGCTACTGAGCGGCGACGGCGGCGATGGCCCGCGGCTCTGGATCGGCCTGCAGCTCCCGCCCGGCTGCGGCGACCCGGGGCACCGCGAGCCCTTGCGCGGCTTCCAGTGGGTTACGGGCGACAACCGCACCAGCTACAGCAGGTGGGCGCGGCCTCACGACGACGGGACGCCCCTCTGCGGTCCGCTGTGCGTCGCCGTCTCGGCGGCCGGGGCTCCGGCACCGGGAGAGCCGACCTGGGAGGAGCTGCCGTGCGGCGCGGAGGCCGACGGCTTCCTCTGCGAGTTCAACTTCGCCGCCTCCTGCCGGCCGCTGGTTGTGGAGCCCGGCGCCGCGGCGGCCGCCGGCGTCTCTGTCACCTACAGCACCCCGTTCGGTGCCCGCGGCGCGGACTTCCAGGCGCTGCCGCTGGGCAGCTCGGCCGCCGTGATGCCCCTCGGGGTGAAGCTGGAGTGCGCGGTGCCGCCCGCAGAGGCCGAGGCGCGCTGGGGCCGGGAGGCGCCGGGCGCCTGGGCCTGCAGCGTGGAGGGCGGCGGCTGCGAGCACGCGTGCAACGGGAGCGCCGGGGCGTCGAGCTGCCTCTGCCCCGCCGACGCCGCCCTGCAGGCGGACGGGCGCTCCTGTGCGGTGGCGGCCGAGCACCCGTGCCACCAACTCTGCGAGCACTTCTGCGTCCCCGGCTTCCCCGACGCGCCCACCAACTACACGTGCATGTGCGCGACGGGCTACCGGCTGGCTGCGGACCAGCACCGGTGTGAGGACGTGGATGACTGCATGCAGGTGCCCAGCCCGTGCCCGCAGAGCTGTGTCAACACGAAGGGCGGCTTCCAGTGCCACTGCTTCCCCGGCTTCGACCTGGTGGACGGCGAGTGCGTGGAGCCTGTGGACCCGTGCTTCGGCACCGACTGCGAGTACCAGTGCCAGCCCGTGGGCGGAACTGACTACCTCTGCATCTGCGCCGAGGGCTTCGCGCCCATCCCCCACGCCCCGCACAGGTGCCAGATGTTCTGCAACCAGACTTCGTGCCCGGCCGACTGCGACCCCAACAACCTGGCGATCTGCCGGTGCCCCGAGGGCTACATCCTGGACGAGGGCTCCGTGTGCACGGACATCAACGAGTGCAACAACGGCTACTGCCCTGGCAAGTGCCACAACCTCCCCGGCACCTACGAGTGCATCTGCGGGCCCGACACGGCCCTCTTCGGCCAGACTGGCACCGACTGTGACCCCATCAAGGTGAGCGGCGGCGACCAGGGCGGCGACGAGGAGGACGGCGGCTCTGGGGCGCTCCCGGGCAGCCCGACTCCCGGCGCCACCCCTCGCCCCTCGCCCCCGCCCGCGGGGCCTCTGCATTCGGGCGTGCTCGTCGGCATCTCCATCGCGAGCCTGTCTTTGGTCGTGGCGCTTTTGGCGCTCCTCTGCCACCTGCGCAAGAAGCAAGTCACCTCGCGGGCGGAGCTGGAGTACAAGTGCGGGGTCCCCGCCAAGGAGGTGGTACTGCAGCACGTGAAGACCGAGCGGACGCCTCAGAAACTCTGA
- the SSTR4 gene encoding LOW QUALITY PROTEIN: somatostatin receptor type 4 (The sequence of the model RefSeq protein was modified relative to this genomic sequence to represent the inferred CDS: inserted 2 bases in 1 codon; deleted 3 bases in 2 codons; substituted 1 base at 1 genomic stop codon): MSAPPTPPPGGEERLETAWPPATNASGTPAATEAAAAAGSVAIQXVSALVCLVGNALVIFVILRYAKMKTATNICLLNLAAADELFMLSAPFVASSAALRHWPFGPARCRAVLSVDGLNSLPSVFCLAVLSVDRYLAVVHSLRAATCRRPSGARLVSXGVWLSSSLGTLPLAVFADTRPARGGRAVACNLHWPRPAWSAVFVVCTFLLGFLLPVLAVGLCYVLIVGKMRALALPAGWQQQKRSEKKITWLVLTVVAVFVLCWLPFYAVQLLNFSVTGLDATVNHVSLILSHANSCANPILYGFLSENFRRSFQRVLCLRCCLLDASGGADQEPLDFCATALKSRGGAGAACPPLPCQQEPRQPEPSRKQVPLTRTTTF; encoded by the exons ATGAGCGCTCCCCCGACGCCACCTCCCGGGGGCGAGGAAAGACTCGAGACGGCCTGG CCCCCGGCGACCAACGCCAGCGGCACCCCGGCGGCgacggaggcggcggcggcggcgggctcgGTAGCCATCCAGTGAGTCTCCGCGCTGGTGTGCCTGGTGGGCAACGCCCTGGTCATCTTCGTGATCCTCCGCTACGCCAAGATGAAGACGGCCACCAACATCTGCCTACTGAACCTGGCTGCGGCCGACGAGCTCTTCATGCTGAGCGCGCCCTTCGTGGCCTCGTCGGCCGCCCTGCGCCACTGGCCCTTCGGCCCGGCGCGGTGCCGCGCGGTGCTTAGCGTGGACGGCCTCAACTCACTCCCCAGCGTCTTCTGCCTGGCCGTGCTCAGCGTGGACCGCTACCTGGCTGTGGTGCACTCGCTGCGCGCTGCCACCTGCCGCCGGCCCAGCGGGGCCAGACTGGTCAG GGGTGTGTGGCTGTCGTCCTCGCTGGGCACCCTGCCCCTTGCCGTCTTCGCCGACACCAGGCCGGCCCGCGGCGGCAGGGCCGTGGCCTGCAACCTGCACTGGCCGCGCCCAGCGTGGTCGGCGGTCTTCGTGGTCTGCACTTTCCTGCTGGGCTTCCTGCTGCCCGTCCTGGCCGTCGGCCTGTGCTACGTGCTCATCGTGGGCAAGATGCGGGCGCTGGCGCTGCCGGCCGGCTGGCAGCAGCAGAAGCGCTCCGAGAAGAAGATCACGTGGCTGGTGCTGACGGTGGTGGCCGTCTTCGTGCTCTGCTGGCTACCTTTCTACGCGGTGCAGCTGCTGAACTTCTCTGTGACGGGCCTGGATGCCACCGTCAACCACGTGTCCCTCATCCTCAGCCACGCCAACAGCTGCGCCAACCCCATCCTCTACGGCTTCCTCTCTGAAAACTTCCGCCGGTCCTTCCAGCGGGTTCTCTGTCTGCGCTGCTGTCTCCTGGATGCCTCTGGCGGTGCAGACCAAGAGCCACTGGACTTCTGTGCCACCGCCCTCAAGAGCAGAGGGGGCGCAGGAGCCGCATGc cccccactcccctgccAGCAGGAGCCCAGGCAACCAGAACCCAGCCGCAAGCAGGTCCCCCTCACCAGGACCACCACCTTCTGA